TGTtaagccgttcatcacggaagcgccgttctccgtctcgttacacgctgcccgatccaacgcctcgtgcaaatggtgtccggcatgcggcaaaacgagtccaacgccctccttcgccagggccttcggtggattccttgactttggggggggggggggggggggatgttataacctgcctgcttaccactggctggggactaatggcaatcccacaatccttcaggagtatgagcttccctaatgaaggggagcggagaaatcattagcaggtccttgcataaataaagctggccagtatggaatcagctagagaggagtgagcagcaagggagttaaagTTATGTTCCTCCAAACCATCCACAAAAGGGTGCTACTGGCTCCTCTTAAAAGCTGGCATCCTCAGATATAAAGTATGAAGCCAGTATGTATTTTTCCTGACTGGGAGGAATCACCAAGGAAGACAGTAATCTAAAAGAAAAGGAAAAGAAAATCCAAATATCCACTGTCCTTCTCTTCCTTATTGTTTTACTCCATAAATTCCTTTTGACACCCTTATCTTAATTCTTAATTTCCATCTCCCCCTCCAGTATCTGTGATTCATTCATTGTGATATGAGCATTGCTGGTATGGACAGGAAAATTGCCCATCTCTTATTACCCTTGAGCAGGTGGTAATGAGCCACCTTCTTAAATCACTGGGTTCATCTGTTGAAGGTCCactaacagtgctgttagggagggaagttCCAGGTTTGTGACCCAGCAGAGGTGAATTAATGGtgaaatagttccaagtcaagatgttatatgacttggaggggaacttgctggtgGTGTTCTTATGGATCTACTGCCATTTTTCTGATAGGTGTTAGAGGTCAGGTAAGTTTGCAGGAGCCTTTATGtgtttctgcaatgcatcttgtgggTGGTGACTGCTGCCACAGTGTGCctctggtggaaggagtgaatgtttggtgATGGATGGAACACTGATCAAGTGGGCTGGTTTGgcttggtattgagcttcttgagtgggcTTTCATCAaagaaagtggagagtattgcatcacattcctgacttgtagcttgtagatggtgggcaggctaatTACTGGTTACAgcgttcccagcctctggcctactcttgtagccacagtatttatatggctggtccagttaagtttctggtcaatggtaatgcccATTTTTGTGTGATGGGGGATTCTTCAATGTTAATGTtcgtgaatgtcaaggagagatggtcatATTCTCTCTTCTCTAGGTATTGCTGCATGGAATGCTTTCGTATTTGAACAGTTACAAATGGAAGTGAAAATCACCAACAAACACGCCACTTCTGAActtatgttggagggaaggtcactgataaAGCAGCTGACTATATTCGGTCCTAGGACACTAGGAAGCTAGATTAACATTATCCATTGTAATACTATTCTTATATACATTTCCAGTATGTCATCTTTAATCCGTTCTTCAATTTTACACGGGAATTTGTTAGGTAAGAGTATCAAAGGACTGAGGACAGTAGTGAATGGAGTTGCACTCCAAAGCGAAGCAACATGTCCTCCCAGGACTTTCAGAAGTTACTTCGCAACTTCAGTCCTTTCTGAACAGAGATGAATTCTAAGATGGGACTCTTTAATTAGTTGGCATAATGTAGGAAACAAAGTATATAATATACTTCGCGATGCAAGGTAAAGTCGCCAGCTGTCCACAGACcgttttcccctttgaaggggagagtgactggtggtgatcctcagcttaaatcaccaccagctgagaaggcgggccttcctgAGTTACACCCGCGCTACTGGCTTTGCTCTGCACCAGGAACCAGCTGTGTAGCCGAGTGAGCTAAACGGACCCCCAAACAACGTTGCAAGTTATGAGTAACTGTTTTGTAACACAATGTAGACGTGAAAATATTATCTTCTTGGATCTTCACACTATGACAACATATTATAGGAAACAACGCCAGAAGTTAGTTAAATACACACGATAGGGTCATTTAAACCTAATGCACCGGGTATTAAGCAGTCTTTATTACTAAATCTCAACGTTCTCCAAATTAAAATTGAGTTGCACATCCTTTAATGGACTGTAGCCAACCAAATATGGTTTCACTAAAACGGTCATTTCATTAAATTTGCAACTACTTAATTATTAAATAGTTGTCTGTGATATTTCAACTAAATAGAATCTGTTTGGATTATATCAAAAAGCATTTCAGCTCGATTCTTACTGGTGTTTCTCGCCCCCTGCGTTCCCCACTTGACTACAGGCACAAAACATCTGTGCTCCTGAAAAGACACGTGTTCCTGTTTTGGAAACTCTTAAATTGTATCTATGAGTAAAATGCTAAAGCAAAATTACGAAGCATTCCTTTGGAGCTTgatctgattgggggggggggggggggggtccatgtatTTATATTTTCCCACTATGTGTAGCAGAATCTCACTGATTATGGGGGAAGGAAATTCAAATTGTTGTCGGATGTGAAACAGCAACCAGCCAATAGCGCCCTCTAATGAGACTCGAGTTCTGTACAGGCAAACACGTCAACACTACACTCGGATACCAAAAACTAAATTATTTTTAGTTCTCTTCGTTCGAGATTTTAAAATGAAGTAAAACTATCTGTACGGGGACTTGCGCGTATTTCAAACTAGGGACACCCCTTAAATGAGGAGTTTCGGAAACAAAGTTGCTTGCCGAACCATCCAGTTCGAACGAGCTATCCAGTAAAATAAACAGCGGATTGCAATTGTGAATATTTCCATGAGCTCAACAACCCGAAAGATTACACAATTATAATGAAAATGCAGTGGTTTGGTGTACTTCGACGCTGATGGTTACATGCACAATGAAACTCTCATTAGCTAATGTTTAATGACTGACAAGTTAACTGTTAAATGCGGATCAAAGAACTACGAACTCAATATAGCCAAATGACTTTGAGTTTTAGAGTATTCGATTTCAAAATAAACCGACACGCTTTTTATTCAGCTGAGAACCTTTCATTAGAGAATTACGGGGCAATGTAATTAGGTAAATGATTACCTTGCCGTATCATTTTAAACGGAGTTTGTTCAAATGATCGCTTTTATTATCAGCCAATGCGcgtctttattttatttttttcatacAACGTGGGTGTTGTTGTCAGTTCTGTACCTGGTCACTCATTCGCTGTTAGATCAGGTATGATTTTTGTTGTATAACTCGAAACTAAACTCCTTTTCATGGTCGCATATCTTAACATTTGCTCACGTTTTCGCCCTATTTCATGTTGTTTACGTTTCATTTGTTTGCGAGTTGCCCTTTCAAGAGTATCCAGAAGTTACCGATGGCCATTTACTCAGATACATGGTCTTCGCATCTACTCTGTCGCTGCCGATGTTTTCCGCCCCATCTGCTAGGTGTTTAGTAGCTGGGTAATCCCCGGGGCGGGTCCACAGGGAGGCGGGGGCTGTCTTCATTCAACACGGGAGTTTTAAAAGGGGGGCGAGTCGTGGTTTTCCGATCAGAGCAGCAGGGAGACGTTGCTGGGTTTGGGGCTACTAAAAAAGAAACTCCAACCCAAGCATGAGTCTCCTGAAAGAGATAGTGGCTGTCCTCATCCTACTGCCCCGCTTCCTCATCACGGCTCTCCTGCTGTGGCTACTCGATATCCTGTGCATTCGAAAGCGGCTCTTGTCCAAGTCCAGGGAAGAGGCTAAAGGAAGCGCTGATGACCCTCCCCTGAGTATCTCGGACACCAACCGACTGTTTACTCTCCAGTCTCTCAAAGCCATCTGGTACGGCCAGAAACTGGACTTCTTCAAATCTGCACACGTGGGCTCGCCGGCTCCAAACACCGAAGTGGTGGAGCTGCAGGAGCAGAGGAAGGTCCGGCTGCTCGATTACAGCCGAGGGGCGAGGCCACTGATTCTTAACTTCGGCAGCTGCACCTGACCTCCATTCATGACGCGCCTCGAGTCCTTCCAACGGGTCGTCACCCAATATGCCGACATTGCGGACTTTCTTCTGGTCTACATCGAGGAAGCCCACCCTTCTGACGGCTGGGTCAGCACCGATGCCCCCTATGATATCCCAAAGCACCGCTCTCTGGAAGACCGACTGAAAGCAGCTAGTCTAATCGACAAGGAGAACCCTGGCTGCCTCGTGGTCGCCGACGCCATGGACAACTCTTCCAACTCTGCCTACGGTGCTTATTTTGAAAGGCTGTATGTCGTGCGGAATCAGAAAGTGGTGTATCAAGGAGGGAGGGGACCAGAGGGGTACAAGATCTCGGAACTCAGACTGTGGCTTGAGCAGTACAAGAACCAGAGCCACGATACCAGCACTGTTCTGATTGAAGTGTGAATGAACTAAATGCACTGAACATTGTCGAAATGTTAATATATATTTTGAACACGGCTCTTGCTCGGTTCTGTTGACCGCAATGTCTATTATTGAACGAACTCGTGAAAGACGTAGCGACTTGTTACGGTTAATGTGACCTTATTCTCCATGTATATTTGTAAATAGACTTAAAATTCTATATTTTGTTTATTATGTTCTACCTGACTTGAAAAGTTTGAGTTAAAGCAAAAGATGGAAGTCGCGCATATTCTTGACCCTTATTTGTGAAAGCCGGTTTTTAAATGGCTCCAGTGCCAGGAAACCGTGCCTGATGTGACAAGTGTTGGGGATATACTGAACTTTGTGTGAGGTCAGCACTGTGTTGAATGATGAAAACAAATGTTTCGAAATCTCGGACTTTGCAGCTCGTGTTTTCACTTTTTGTTTTGAGATCAAACACTTTTATTACATTTtataataaatattttttaaaactgtcCTATTGTTTCGTTACTCTGCCAGCTAAGCTGCATAGAGTTGATTTTAAGTTTTGGGAGGATAAATCTCGATTTATTTATTCAGAATTAATGTTCCGAGAGCAGATCATCTCTACCTCTGCCCCTGTGGAATCTTTCATTACGCCTCAATTCTGCATATAACCAGCCATTGGACGTGAACGTGTGAAATTGACCGACAGGAAAAGATCA
This genomic window from Scyliorhinus torazame isolate Kashiwa2021f chromosome 2, sScyTor2.1, whole genome shotgun sequence contains:
- the dio3a gene encoding iodothyronine deiodinase 3a codes for the protein MSLLKEIVAVLILLPRFLITALLLWLLDILCIRKRLLSKSREEAKGSADDPPLSISDTNRLFTLQSLKAIWYGQKLDFFKSAHVGSPAPNTEVVELQEQRKVRLLDYSRGARPLILNFGSCTUPPFMTRLESFQRVVTQYADIADFLLVYIEEAHPSDGWVSTDAPYDIPKHRSLEDRLKAASLIDKENPGCLVVADAMDNSSNSAYGAYFERLYVVRNQKVVYQGGRGPEGYKISELRLWLEQYKNQSHDTSTVLIEV